The Streptomyces luteogriseus genome includes a window with the following:
- a CDS encoding solute symporter family protein gives MTEEHQTLALLLFSAFVAVTLGITTYVSRNRRGSAEEFYAGGRLFSPMENGFAIAGDYMSAASFLGVTGLIALFGYDGLLYVVGFLVAWLVVLFLVAELVRNCGRFTLADVVAARMRARPVRIAAGTSSVTVSVLYLVAQMVGAGSLVALLLGGTSDAARDWTVIGVGALMVIYVSLGGMRATTWIQIVKAVLLLGGTIALTVLVLVRFHGDVDRLLLTAAERSGHGEAFLAPGLKYGGDWTARFDFISLGLALVLGTAGLPHILSRFYTVPTARAARRSVVWAVGLIGGFYLMTIVLGFGAAAILGPDAVRGSNAAGNTAVPLLALDLGGGAGSTGGTVLFAIVAAVAFATILAVVAGITLASSASVAHDLYASLRRRGGKPRSEVAVARAAAVGVGVLAIALSLLARDLNVAFLVGLAFAVAASANLPVLLYSLFWRGFTTRGAVWAVYGGLVPAVVLVVMSPVVSGSPDSLFPGVDLQYFPLQNPGLVSIPLGFLAGWLGTVTSREVADEAKHAETEVRSLTGAGAA, from the coding sequence GTGACGGAGGAACATCAGACGCTGGCGCTGCTGCTCTTCAGCGCGTTCGTCGCGGTCACGCTGGGGATCACCACGTATGTCAGCCGCAACCGACGGGGGTCGGCGGAGGAGTTCTACGCGGGCGGGCGGCTGTTCTCACCCATGGAGAATGGTTTTGCCATCGCCGGCGACTACATGTCAGCCGCTTCCTTCCTCGGAGTCACCGGGCTCATCGCGCTGTTCGGTTACGACGGGCTGTTGTACGTCGTCGGTTTCCTCGTGGCGTGGCTGGTGGTGCTGTTCCTGGTCGCGGAACTGGTACGCAACTGCGGCCGGTTCACGCTCGCCGACGTCGTGGCGGCGCGGATGAGGGCGCGGCCGGTACGCATCGCGGCGGGAACCTCCTCGGTCACGGTGTCCGTTCTGTACCTGGTGGCGCAGATGGTCGGCGCGGGCAGCCTGGTGGCGCTGCTGCTCGGGGGTACCAGCGACGCGGCGCGGGATTGGACCGTCATCGGTGTCGGCGCGCTGATGGTGATCTATGTGTCACTGGGAGGGATGCGGGCGACCACATGGATCCAGATCGTCAAGGCCGTTCTCCTGCTCGGCGGCACCATCGCGCTGACGGTGCTCGTCCTGGTGCGCTTCCACGGCGACGTGGACCGGCTGCTGCTCACGGCGGCCGAACGCAGTGGGCACGGCGAGGCGTTCCTGGCGCCGGGGCTGAAGTACGGCGGGGACTGGACGGCCCGCTTCGACTTCATCAGTCTGGGGCTGGCGCTGGTGCTGGGTACGGCGGGGTTGCCGCACATCCTGTCCCGCTTCTACACGGTGCCCACCGCGCGGGCCGCCCGCCGCTCGGTCGTCTGGGCCGTCGGGCTCATCGGCGGCTTCTACCTCATGACGATCGTGCTCGGTTTCGGCGCGGCCGCCATCCTGGGGCCCGACGCGGTACGAGGGTCGAACGCGGCAGGGAATACGGCGGTTCCGCTGCTGGCCCTCGACCTGGGCGGCGGGGCGGGTTCCACCGGGGGGACGGTTCTCTTCGCGATCGTCGCCGCGGTCGCCTTCGCCACGATCCTCGCCGTGGTCGCCGGGATCACGCTCGCGTCCTCGGCGTCCGTGGCCCACGACCTGTACGCCTCCCTGCGGCGCAGGGGCGGGAAGCCGCGCAGCGAGGTGGCCGTGGCCCGTGCCGCCGCCGTCGGCGTCGGCGTGCTGGCGATCGCGCTCAGCCTGCTGGCGCGGGACCTGAACGTGGCGTTCCTGGTCGGCCTGGCCTTCGCCGTCGCCGCGTCGGCGAACCTGCCGGTGCTGCTCTACTCCCTGTTCTGGCGCGGCTTCACCACACGGGGCGCCGTGTGGGCCGTCTACGGTGGTCTCGTCCCCGCCGTGGTGCTCGTGGTGATGTCCCCGGTGGTCTCGGGAAGCCCTGACTCGCTCTTCCCGGGCGTCGACCTCCAGTACTTCCCGCTGCAGAACCCGGGGCTGGTGTCGATCCCCCTCGGCTTCCTCGCGGGCTGGCTGGGCACGGTCACCTCGAGGGAGGTCGCGGACGAGGCCAAGCACGCGGAGACCGAGGTGCGCTCGCTGACGGGTGCAGGAGCGGCGTAG
- a CDS encoding DUF485 domain-containing protein, with protein sequence MQLSKGRPPGGDGQESWVEPLDGHDPAQAENGQLRYDDPWYDALASGWGESAGDGAQGPGLVPSARTEDGTGAAAADVYLEVQHSAAFQEVRRRYRRFVVPAFTAFFAWYVGYVVAATTAPELMARPVAGAVNVAMVAGLGQFLSTFLLTWAYARHARLRRDRAALELRWDTQELTRGVNGGTS encoded by the coding sequence ATGCAGCTAAGCAAGGGCCGTCCCCCTGGCGGGGACGGCCAGGAGAGTTGGGTCGAGCCTCTCGACGGTCATGACCCGGCCCAGGCCGAGAACGGACAGCTCAGGTACGACGATCCCTGGTACGACGCCCTCGCCTCCGGCTGGGGCGAGTCGGCCGGTGACGGGGCGCAAGGCCCTGGGCTGGTCCCGTCGGCACGGACGGAGGACGGGACGGGGGCCGCGGCGGCCGATGTGTACCTGGAAGTGCAGCACAGCGCGGCCTTTCAGGAGGTGCGGCGGCGGTACCGGCGGTTCGTGGTGCCGGCGTTCACGGCCTTCTTCGCCTGGTACGTGGGCTACGTCGTGGCCGCGACAACCGCGCCGGAGCTGATGGCGCGGCCCGTGGCGGGAGCGGTGAACGTGGCGATGGTGGCGGGGCTCGGGCAGTTCCTGTCCACGTTCCTGCTCACCTGGGCGTACGCGCGGCACGCGCGGTTGCGCAGGGACCGGGCCGCGCTCGAACTGCGGTGGGACACACAGGAACTGACACGTGGCGTGAACGGTGGTACGTCGTGA
- a CDS encoding response regulator transcription factor, with protein sequence MTQEAEPKSARVVVADDQTVVREGIVMLLGLLPGIEVVGAAGDGEEAVALVAGLAPDVVLMDLRMPRCDGVEATRRIRAEHPGTQVVVLTTFADDESLFPALAAGARGYLTKDAGGDEIVRTVHSVLSGDAGLSPGIQRRLLERLSEAERGPAAPSEPPDGLTAREMEVLLLIAEGLSNPEIARRLNVSTATVKTHINNLFTKTRLKDRAQAVRYAYAKGLVRPPAG encoded by the coding sequence ATGACGCAGGAGGCCGAGCCGAAGTCCGCTCGGGTGGTGGTCGCCGACGACCAGACCGTGGTGCGGGAGGGCATCGTGATGCTGCTCGGTCTGCTGCCCGGGATCGAGGTCGTCGGCGCCGCGGGGGACGGGGAGGAGGCGGTGGCGCTCGTCGCGGGACTCGCCCCGGACGTGGTGCTGATGGACCTGCGGATGCCGCGCTGCGACGGAGTGGAGGCGACCCGCAGGATCCGCGCGGAGCACCCCGGGACGCAGGTCGTCGTGCTCACCACGTTCGCGGACGACGAGTCGCTGTTCCCGGCGCTGGCGGCGGGCGCGCGCGGCTATCTCACCAAGGACGCGGGCGGGGACGAGATCGTGCGAACCGTGCACAGCGTGCTGTCCGGAGACGCGGGCCTCTCCCCGGGCATCCAAAGACGCCTGCTGGAGCGCCTGTCGGAGGCCGAGCGCGGACCGGCCGCGCCGTCTGAGCCACCGGACGGGCTCACGGCCCGGGAGATGGAGGTGCTGCTCCTCATCGCGGAGGGGCTCAGCAACCCGGAGATCGCCCGGAGACTGAATGTCTCCACGGCGACCGTGAAGACCCATATCAACAACCTCTTCACCAAGACCAGGCTCAAGGACCGTGCGCAGGCCGTGCGTTACGCCTACGCGAAAGGACTCGTGCGGCCACCAGCGGGTTAG
- a CDS encoding sensor histidine kinase: protein MKGNVWARWPSREALSREGLSRSRCLLAWTVRTLVLGLLLWGAFADSHAGGWAAAVGAAGVLLSALLTWAFFRTTLRHRLWASLASLALLQVIALAAQLSGFAVAALVMWCGCAVSALERLPPVAALSAAAVALGAYGFVNNDDVLTTVVTGIGIALAGYTLRLDAEARGSAQRLLAQERAARVAEAETAALAERARIAREIHDVLAHSLSAQLVHLEAARLLIERGGEREQIHERVVAAREMARGGLAETRQALSALRGDLTPLEDFLNELVGRAGGAEITVTGERRALSTEASQAVRRAAQEALTNVRKHAPGAKVRLRLDYRPHEVTLDVRDSGGSPGELTGTGAGYGLLGMRERAELLGGSLEAGPGEKGFVVTLKVPV from the coding sequence GTGAAGGGGAACGTCTGGGCGCGCTGGCCTTCCCGGGAAGCGCTCAGCCGGGAAGGACTCTCACGCTCCCGCTGCCTGCTGGCCTGGACGGTGCGGACGCTGGTCCTCGGGCTGCTGCTGTGGGGTGCCTTCGCCGACAGCCACGCGGGCGGCTGGGCGGCGGCTGTCGGCGCCGCGGGAGTCCTGCTGTCGGCGCTGCTCACCTGGGCTTTCTTCCGGACCACGCTACGGCACCGGCTGTGGGCGTCGCTGGCCTCGCTCGCCCTGCTGCAGGTCATCGCCCTCGCAGCCCAGCTGTCCGGATTCGCCGTCGCCGCCCTGGTCATGTGGTGCGGCTGCGCCGTCTCGGCACTGGAGCGGCTGCCGCCGGTGGCAGCACTGAGCGCCGCGGCCGTGGCACTCGGCGCGTACGGGTTCGTCAACAACGACGACGTGCTGACGACCGTGGTCACCGGCATCGGTATCGCCCTGGCCGGCTACACGCTGCGCCTCGACGCCGAGGCCCGCGGCAGCGCCCAACGGCTCCTCGCTCAGGAGCGGGCAGCGCGCGTGGCAGAGGCGGAGACGGCCGCGCTCGCGGAGCGGGCCCGCATAGCGCGGGAGATCCACGACGTGCTGGCGCACAGCCTCTCGGCCCAGCTCGTGCACCTGGAGGCGGCCCGGCTGCTGATCGAGCGGGGAGGAGAACGGGAGCAGATCCACGAACGTGTGGTCGCGGCGCGGGAGATGGCGCGGGGCGGCCTCGCCGAGACCCGTCAGGCGCTCTCCGCCCTGCGCGGGGATCTCACCCCGCTGGAAGACTTCCTGAACGAGCTCGTGGGCAGGGCCGGAGGCGCGGAGATCACTGTCACGGGTGAACGAAGGGCCTTGTCGACCGAGGCTTCCCAGGCCGTACGCAGAGCGGCACAGGAGGCGCTGACGAACGTCCGCAAGCACGCCCCGGGCGCCAAGGTCCGGCTCAGGCTCGACTACCGTCCGCACGAAGTGACCCTGGACGTACGGGACTCGGGGGGCTCGCCGGGTGAACTGACCGGGACGGGCGCCGGGTACGGTCTGCTGGGCATGCGGGAGCGAGCCGAGTTGCTGGGCGGCTCCCTCGAGGCCGGGCCGGGCGAGAAGGGGTTCGTGGTGACGTTGAAGGTGCCGGTATGA
- a CDS encoding DUF1453 domain-containing protein, translated as MSGLIDASLIVLVAVVVIARQFRAGRLDSERRWWLLPVILVVLALREPGLLDAQHHTASVFLLGAELLVGLATGAGWAWTTRIWAEPDGIVWSRSSPASVAVCAVGVGLRAGLFALGAAVGVHQDSSALLLGLAGTLLIRAGILAWRGQSLCPGATPSRAYGDGTAWSVGRERG; from the coding sequence ATGTCCGGGCTCATCGACGCGTCGCTGATCGTGCTCGTCGCCGTCGTGGTGATAGCCCGGCAGTTCCGTGCAGGCCGGCTCGACAGCGAACGCCGCTGGTGGCTCCTGCCCGTGATCCTGGTCGTCCTCGCGCTGCGCGAGCCCGGCCTGCTCGACGCCCAACACCACACCGCCTCGGTGTTTCTGCTGGGTGCCGAGCTGCTCGTGGGCCTGGCCACCGGTGCCGGCTGGGCCTGGACGACCCGCATCTGGGCGGAGCCGGACGGCATTGTCTGGAGCAGGAGCAGTCCGGCGAGCGTCGCCGTCTGCGCCGTCGGAGTCGGCCTGCGCGCCGGGCTCTTCGCGCTCGGTGCAGCGGTGGGCGTGCACCAGGACAGCTCCGCCCTGTTGCTGGGGCTCGCCGGCACCCTGCTCATCCGGGCCGGAATCCTTGCCTGGCGTGGGCAGTCCCTGTGCCCCGGCGCGACGCCGAGCAGGGCGTACGGTGACGGCACGGCCTGGTCCGTGGGGAGGGAGCGCGGGTGA
- a CDS encoding DNA gyrase/topoisomerase IV subunit B → MTAETSVPSTALLAGADRDGSNYTARHLLVLEGLEAVRKRPGMYIGSTDSRGLMHCVWEIIDNSVDEALGGYCDHIEVILQDDGSVEVRDNGRGIPIDVEPKTGLSGVEVVMTKLHAGGKFGGGSYAASGGLHGVGASVVNALSARLDVEVDRNGHTHAISFRRGVPGAFAGNGAEAKFEAKSGLRKAKKIPKTRTGTRVRYWADRQIFLKDAKLNLETLHQRARQTAFLVPGLTIVVRDEYGLGEGGSKGEESFRFDGGISEFCEYLANDKPVCDVLRFSGQGTFKETVPVLDEHGQMTPTQVTRELDVDVAMRWGTGYDTTLKSFVNIIATPKGGTHVAGFEQAVAATMNEVLRAKKLLRVAEDDIVKDDALEGLTAVVTVRLAEPQFEGQTKEVLGTSAARRIVNTVISKELKAFLTSTKRDAAQQARVVMEKAVAAARTRIAARQHKDAQRRKTALESSSLPAKLADCRSDDVDRSELFIVEGDSALGTAKLARNSEFQALLPIRGKILNVQKSSVTDMLKNAECGAIIQVIGAGSGRTFDIDTARYGKIIMMTDADVDGSHIRTLLLTLFHRYMRPMVEAGRVFAAVPPLHRIEIVQPKKGQDKYVYTYSDRELRDKLMEFQSKGIRYKDSIQRYKGLGEMDADQLAETTMDPRHRTLRRINLSDLESAEQVFDLLMGNDVAPRKEFISNSAATLDRSRIDA, encoded by the coding sequence GTGACCGCCGAGACGTCCGTGCCGTCCACAGCTCTGCTGGCAGGAGCAGACCGGGACGGTTCCAACTACACCGCGCGGCACCTGCTCGTCCTCGAGGGGCTCGAGGCCGTACGCAAGCGCCCGGGTATGTACATCGGGTCGACCGACAGCCGTGGCTTGATGCACTGCGTCTGGGAGATCATCGACAACTCCGTCGACGAGGCCCTGGGCGGGTACTGCGACCACATCGAGGTGATCCTCCAGGACGACGGCTCGGTCGAGGTCCGGGACAACGGCCGGGGTATCCCGATCGACGTCGAGCCCAAGACCGGCCTCTCCGGTGTCGAGGTCGTCATGACCAAGCTGCACGCCGGCGGCAAGTTCGGAGGTGGCTCCTACGCCGCTTCCGGCGGTCTGCACGGCGTGGGCGCCTCCGTGGTGAACGCACTGTCCGCCCGGCTGGACGTCGAGGTGGACCGCAATGGCCACACCCACGCGATCAGCTTCCGGCGCGGCGTCCCCGGCGCCTTCGCGGGGAACGGCGCGGAGGCCAAGTTCGAGGCCAAGAGCGGTCTGCGCAAGGCCAAGAAGATCCCGAAGACCCGCACCGGCACGCGCGTGCGGTACTGGGCCGACCGCCAGATCTTCCTCAAGGACGCCAAGCTCAACCTGGAGACGCTGCACCAGCGCGCGCGGCAGACCGCGTTCCTGGTCCCCGGCCTGACCATCGTCGTGCGCGACGAGTACGGGCTCGGCGAAGGCGGCAGCAAGGGCGAGGAATCCTTCCGCTTCGACGGCGGAATCAGCGAGTTCTGCGAGTACCTGGCCAACGACAAGCCGGTCTGCGATGTCCTCCGCTTCTCCGGGCAGGGCACCTTCAAGGAGACCGTCCCGGTTCTGGACGAGCACGGTCAGATGACCCCCACCCAGGTCACCCGTGAGCTCGATGTCGACGTGGCGATGCGCTGGGGCACGGGATACGACACGACCCTCAAGTCGTTCGTGAACATCATCGCCACGCCCAAGGGCGGTACCCATGTCGCCGGCTTCGAGCAGGCCGTGGCCGCCACGATGAACGAGGTGCTCCGCGCCAAGAAGCTGCTGCGTGTCGCCGAGGACGACATCGTCAAGGACGACGCGCTGGAGGGGCTGACGGCGGTCGTGACCGTGCGTCTGGCCGAGCCGCAGTTCGAGGGGCAGACCAAGGAGGTCCTCGGGACCTCGGCGGCACGCCGCATCGTGAACACGGTGATCTCCAAGGAACTCAAGGCGTTCCTGACGTCCACGAAGCGGGACGCCGCCCAGCAGGCCCGTGTCGTGATGGAGAAGGCCGTCGCCGCGGCCCGTACGCGCATCGCCGCGCGGCAGCACAAGGACGCGCAGCGGCGCAAGACGGCCCTGGAGTCCTCCTCGCTGCCCGCCAAGCTGGCCGACTGCCGCAGCGACGACGTCGACCGCAGCGAGCTCTTCATCGTCGAGGGTGACTCCGCGCTCGGTACGGCCAAGCTCGCCCGGAACTCCGAGTTCCAGGCGCTGCTGCCGATCCGCGGCAAGATCCTCAACGTCCAGAAGTCGTCCGTGACGGACATGCTGAAGAACGCCGAGTGCGGCGCGATCATCCAGGTCATAGGAGCCGGCTCGGGCCGGACCTTCGACATCGACACCGCCCGCTACGGCAAGATCATCATGATGACCGACGCCGATGTCGACGGCTCACACATCCGCACCCTGCTGCTGACGCTGTTCCACCGCTACATGCGGCCCATGGTCGAGGCCGGCCGGGTCTTCGCGGCGGTGCCGCCGCTGCACCGCATCGAGATCGTCCAGCCGAAGAAGGGCCAGGACAAGTACGTCTACACGTACTCGGACCGCGAACTGCGCGACAAGCTCATGGAGTTCCAGAGCAAGGGCATCCGCTACAAGGACTCGATCCAGCGCTACAAGGGCCTCGGCGAGATGGACGCCGACCAGCTGGCCGAGACGACGATGGACCCGCGTCACCGCACCCTGCGCCGGATCAACCTCTCTGACCTGGAGTCCGCCGAGCAGGTTTTCGACCTGCTGATGGGCAACGACGTGGCGCCGCGCAAGGAGTTCATCTCCAACTCGGCGGCGACGCTGGACCGGTCGCGGATCGACGCGTAG
- a CDS encoding DUF7455 domain-containing protein, with protein MTTVLTPASQLTAADRCDRCGAQAYLRVVLLSGGELLFCAHHGRKFEPELKKIAAEIQDETERLTSAPANASEEER; from the coding sequence GTGACTACTGTTCTGACCCCTGCGAGCCAGCTGACGGCCGCTGATCGCTGCGACCGCTGCGGCGCCCAGGCGTACCTGCGCGTCGTCCTGCTCAGCGGCGGAGAACTGCTCTTCTGCGCCCACCATGGCCGCAAGTTCGAGCCGGAACTCAAGAAGATCGCCGCTGAGATACAGGACGAGACGGAGCGACTCACGTCCGCTCCCGCGAACGCCTCCGAAGAAGAGCGCTGA
- a CDS encoding S1 family peptidase, with the protein MRRRPARVLVLPLVLAAAIPALSMGSSAPVAADSVVIGGFPVEASQSPWTVALSSRDRFGGTRAGQFCGGVAVGRATVLTAAHCLDEDVLGGPPERVRDLKVIAGRTDLLSGRGGQEVRVSQAWVNPAYDGVSNAGDFGVLTLAEPLQGDPVIGMAADGDPAYAAGETATVYGWGDISGAGEYPDSLRAARVRVLPDALCEEAYPGGSDGTYDATSMLCAGEPEGGRDACQGDSGGPLVAQGRLIGLVSWGIGCGRAGNPGVYMRVSDIMRTLGWARASGDA; encoded by the coding sequence ATGCGACGTCGTCCGGCACGAGTTTTGGTCCTGCCGCTGGTCCTGGCAGCCGCGATACCGGCCCTGTCCATGGGCTCCAGTGCCCCTGTGGCCGCCGACAGTGTCGTCATAGGCGGGTTTCCCGTCGAGGCGTCCCAGAGCCCTTGGACGGTGGCCCTGTCCAGCCGTGACCGGTTCGGCGGTACGCGCGCGGGTCAGTTCTGCGGAGGTGTGGCGGTCGGCCGCGCGACGGTTCTCACCGCGGCCCACTGCCTGGACGAGGACGTCCTGGGCGGGCCGCCGGAGCGCGTACGCGATCTCAAGGTCATAGCCGGACGTACAGACCTGCTCTCGGGGCGCGGGGGTCAGGAGGTCAGAGTGAGCCAAGCCTGGGTGAACCCGGCCTACGACGGTGTCAGCAATGCCGGGGACTTCGGCGTGCTCACTCTGGCCGAACCGCTTCAGGGCGACCCGGTCATCGGCATGGCGGCCGACGGTGATCCCGCGTACGCGGCGGGCGAGACCGCGACGGTGTACGGCTGGGGCGACATCTCGGGTGCCGGTGAGTACCCGGACAGTCTGCGGGCGGCGCGCGTGCGGGTGCTCCCCGACGCGCTGTGCGAGGAGGCGTATCCGGGCGGCTCGGACGGCACCTACGACGCCACGAGCATGCTGTGTGCCGGGGAGCCCGAGGGGGGCCGGGACGCCTGCCAGGGGGACAGTGGGGGCCCGCTGGTGGCCCAGGGGCGCCTGATCGGGCTCGTGTCCTGGGGGATCGGCTGCGGCAGGGCCGGCAATCCCGGGGTGTACATGCGGGTGTCCGACATCATGCGGACGCTCGGCTGGGCGCGGGCCTCGGGCGATGCGTGA
- a CDS encoding RNA polymerase sigma factor — MSASTSRTLPPEIAESVSVMALIERGKAEGQIAGDDVRRAFEADQIPATQWKNVLRSLNQILEEEGVTLMVSAAEPKRTRKSVAAKSPAKRTATKTVAAKAVTTRKATATATPAAPATEPAAEEEAPAKKAAAKKTTAKKAAAKKTVAKKTAAKKTGAKKDDAEIIEEEVLEEAAPGKAGEEPEGTTENAGFVLSDEDEDDAPAQQVAAAGATADPVKDYLKQIGKVPLLNAEQEVELAKRIEAGLFAEDKLANADKLAPKLKRELEIIAEDGRRAKNHLLEANLRLVVSLAKRYTGRGMLFLDLIQEGNLGLIRAVEKFDYTKGYKFSTYATWWIRQAITRAMADQARTIRIPVHMVEVINKLARVQRQMLQDLGREPTPEELAKELDMTPEKVIEVQKYGREPISLHTPLGEDGDSEFGDLIEDSEAVVPADAVSFTLLQEQLHSVLDTLSEREAGVVSMRFGLTDGQPKTLDEIGKVYGVTRERIRQIESKTMSKLRHPSRSQVLRDYLD; from the coding sequence GTGTCGGCCAGCACATCCCGTACGCTCCCGCCGGAGATCGCCGAGTCCGTCTCTGTCATGGCGCTCATTGAGCGGGGAAAGGCTGAGGGGCAGATCGCCGGCGATGACGTGCGTCGGGCCTTCGAAGCTGACCAGATCCCGGCCACTCAGTGGAAGAACGTACTGCGCAGCCTCAACCAGATCCTCGAGGAAGAGGGTGTGACGCTGATGGTCAGTGCCGCAGAGCCCAAGCGCACCCGAAAGAGCGTCGCAGCGAAGAGTCCCGCCAAGCGCACCGCCACCAAGACGGTCGCGGCCAAGGCGGTGACCACCCGGAAGGCCACTGCCACCGCCACACCGGCGGCGCCCGCCACCGAGCCCGCCGCCGAGGAGGAGGCACCCGCCAAGAAGGCGGCTGCCAAGAAGACGACCGCCAAGAAGGCGGCAGCCAAGAAGACCGTCGCCAAGAAGACGGCGGCCAAGAAGACCGGTGCCAAGAAGGACGACGCCGAGATCATCGAGGAGGAGGTGCTCGAGGAGGCAGCTCCCGGCAAGGCCGGTGAGGAGCCCGAGGGCACCACCGAGAACGCGGGCTTCGTGCTCTCCGACGAGGACGAGGACGACGCGCCTGCCCAGCAGGTCGCCGCTGCCGGCGCCACCGCCGACCCGGTCAAGGACTACCTCAAGCAGATCGGCAAGGTCCCGCTGCTCAACGCCGAGCAGGAGGTCGAGCTCGCCAAGCGCATCGAGGCGGGTCTGTTCGCCGAGGACAAGCTCGCGAACGCCGACAAGCTGGCCCCGAAGCTCAAGCGCGAGCTGGAGATCATCGCCGAGGACGGACGCCGTGCCAAGAACCACCTCCTGGAGGCCAACCTCCGTCTGGTGGTCTCCCTGGCCAAGCGTTACACGGGCCGCGGCATGTTGTTCCTGGACCTCATCCAGGAGGGCAACCTCGGTCTGATCCGCGCGGTCGAGAAGTTCGACTACACCAAGGGCTACAAGTTCTCCACGTACGCCACCTGGTGGATCCGTCAGGCGATCACCCGCGCCATGGCCGACCAGGCCCGCACCATCCGTATCCCGGTGCACATGGTCGAGGTCATCAACAAGCTCGCGCGCGTGCAGCGCCAGATGCTCCAGGACCTGGGCCGCGAGCCCACTCCGGAGGAGCTGGCCAAGGAACTCGACATGACCCCCGAGAAGGTCATCGAGGTCCAGAAGTACGGCCGGGAGCCCATCTCGCTGCACACCCCGCTGGGCGAGGACGGCGACAGCGAGTTCGGTGACCTCATCGAGGACTCCGAGGCTGTCGTCCCGGCCGACGCGGTCAGCTTCACGCTCCTGCAGGAGCAGCTGCACTCCGTCCTGGACACCCTGTCCGAGCGCGAGGCGGGCGTCGTCTCGATGCGCTTCGGCCTCACCGACGGTCAGCCGAAGACCCTCGACGAGATCGGCAAGGTCTACGGCGTCACGCGCGAGCGGATCCGCCAGATCGAGTCCAAGACCATGTCGAAGCTGCGTCACCCGTCGCGTTCGCAGGTGCTGCGCGACTACCTCGACTGA
- a CDS encoding FadR/GntR family transcriptional regulator yields the protein MSTLAHTMMTAARSADSGLASPGELDRYPYAEAPAVDRVGFPAWDGGDPELGRVGRRAAGSRGRGLHGQLVQQLGQMIVSGDLGADRPLVPEEIGQRFEVSRTVVRESLRVLEAKGLVSARPNVGTRVRPVSDWNLLDPDIIEWRAFGPQRDDQRRELSELRWTIEPLAARLAAGHGREDVQQRLADMVEIMGHALAQGDALTFSRADSEFHSLLIQVAGNRMLEHLSGIVSAALQVSGNPVTGCDRPNETSLAHHGRICDALAAGDGTAAEVAMRQLLTVHPEVERVVPAPREH from the coding sequence GTGAGTACCCTTGCGCACACCATGATGACCGCCGCCCGCTCCGCTGACTCCGGCCTCGCGAGCCCGGGCGAACTCGACCGCTACCCGTACGCCGAGGCGCCCGCCGTCGACCGCGTCGGGTTCCCTGCCTGGGACGGCGGGGACCCCGAGCTGGGCCGTGTGGGGCGCCGCGCCGCGGGCAGCCGCGGGCGCGGGCTGCACGGCCAACTCGTCCAACAGCTGGGTCAGATGATCGTGTCCGGCGATCTGGGCGCCGACCGCCCGTTGGTGCCCGAGGAGATCGGCCAGCGCTTCGAGGTCTCGCGCACCGTCGTCCGCGAGTCGCTCCGCGTTCTGGAAGCCAAGGGTCTGGTGAGCGCCCGTCCGAACGTCGGCACGCGTGTTCGCCCCGTCAGTGACTGGAACCTCCTCGACCCGGACATCATCGAGTGGCGGGCCTTCGGGCCCCAGCGCGACGACCAGCGCCGCGAGCTGAGCGAGCTGCGGTGGACGATCGAGCCGCTCGCCGCCCGCCTCGCCGCCGGGCACGGGCGCGAGGACGTCCAGCAGCGCCTCGCGGACATGGTCGAGATCATGGGGCACGCGCTGGCCCAGGGTGATGCGCTCACCTTCTCCCGCGCCGACTCCGAGTTCCACTCCCTGCTCATCCAGGTCGCGGGCAACCGCATGCTCGAGCACCTCTCCGGGATCGTGTCAGCGGCCCTTCAGGTCTCCGGCAACCCGGTCACGGGCTGTGACCGGCCGAACGAGACGTCCCTGGCGCACCACGGCCGCATCTGCGACGCCCTCGCCGCCGGCGACGGAACGGCGGCCGAGGTGGCCATGCGCCAACTCCTCACGGTCCATCCCGAGGTGGAACGGGTCGTGCCCGCCCCGCGCGAGCACTGA